The following proteins are co-located in the Streptococcus downei MFe28 genome:
- a CDS encoding acetoin reductase — MTNENRVAVVTGGGQGIGKGIVEQLCRDGYAVVLADLNETTAKATADELVAKGFKVSFVVGDVSKKEAHVKFVEKAVAEFGRLDTYINNAGIAQIKTLQEETPEDFEQIFKINVFGTLFGIQAATEQFREQDDGEKIRKIINASSIAGHVAFDLLGAYSSTKFAVRGLTQAAAKELGHEHITVNAYCPGIVGTSMWDLIDEKMVELKGGQKGQYLEQYSKMITMERVQTPADVADYVSYLASPKSDYMTGQAVQIDGGIQFI; from the coding sequence ATGACAAATGAAAATCGAGTTGCAGTTGTAACAGGTGGCGGTCAAGGAATTGGTAAAGGAATAGTTGAACAACTTTGCCGAGATGGCTATGCGGTTGTTCTTGCTGATTTAAACGAGACTACTGCAAAAGCAACAGCAGATGAATTGGTAGCAAAAGGCTTTAAAGTAAGTTTTGTTGTAGGTGATGTTTCTAAAAAAGAAGCTCATGTTAAGTTTGTTGAAAAGGCAGTTGCTGAGTTTGGACGCTTAGATACCTATATCAATAATGCCGGTATTGCACAAATTAAAACCTTACAAGAGGAAACACCAGAAGACTTTGAGCAAATCTTTAAAATCAATGTTTTTGGTACACTGTTTGGTATTCAGGCTGCAACTGAACAATTCCGTGAACAAGATGACGGAGAAAAGATTCGGAAAATTATTAACGCCTCAAGTATTGCAGGCCATGTTGCCTTTGATCTTTTAGGTGCCTACTCATCAACCAAATTTGCAGTTCGAGGATTAACTCAGGCAGCCGCAAAAGAATTGGGACACGAACATATTACTGTTAATGCTTATTGCCCAGGAATTGTGGGAACGAGTATGTGGGACTTGATTGATGAAAAAATGGTCGAACTTAAAGGGGGACAAAAAGGTCAATACTTAGAACAATACTCTAAGATGATTACCATGGAACGTGTACAGACTCCGGCTGATGTTGCCGACTATGTCTCTTACTTGGCCTCACCTAAGTCTGACTATATGACTGGTCAAGCTGTTCAAATAGATGGAGGAATTCAATTTATATAG
- the rpsJ gene encoding 30S ribosomal protein S10 produces the protein MANKKIRIRLKAYEHRTLDTAAEKIVETATRTGASVAGPIPLPTERSLYTVIRATHKYKDSREQFEMRTHKRLIDIVNPTQKTVDALMKLDLPSGVNVEIKL, from the coding sequence ATGGCAAACAAAAAAATCCGTATTCGCTTGAAAGCGTACGAACATCGCACACTTGATACTGCGGCAGAAAAAATCGTAGAAACTGCAACCCGTACAGGTGCATCAGTTGCTGGTCCAATTCCATTACCAACTGAACGCAGTCTTTACACCGTTATTCGCGCGACTCACAAATACAAAGATTCTCGCGAACAATTTGAAATGCGTACCCACAAACGCTTGATCGACATCGTCAACCCAACACAAAAAACTGTTGATGCTTTGATGAAGTTGGATCTTCCAAGTGGTGTGAACGTAGAAATCAAACTTTAA
- the rplC gene encoding 50S ribosomal protein L3, translated as MTKGILGKKVGMTQIFTESGEFIPVTVIEATPNVVLQVKTVETDGYEAVQVGFDDKREVLSNKPAKGHVAKANTAPKRFIREFKNIEGLEVGSELTVEQFEAGDVVDVTGTTKGKGFQGAIKRHGQSRGPMAHGSRYHRRPGSMGPVAPNRVFKNKHLAGRMGGNRVTIQNLEIAQVVPEMNVILIKGNVPGAKKSLITIKTAVKAAK; from the coding sequence ATGACAAAAGGAATCTTAGGGAAAAAAGTGGGAATGACTCAAATCTTCACCGAATCTGGTGAATTTATCCCTGTTACTGTCATCGAAGCAACACCAAACGTTGTCCTTCAAGTGAAGACTGTTGAAACAGATGGTTATGAAGCAGTTCAAGTTGGTTTTGATGACAAGCGTGAAGTATTGAGCAACAAACCTGCCAAAGGCCATGTGGCGAAAGCCAACACAGCTCCTAAGCGCTTCATTCGTGAATTTAAAAACATTGAAGGCTTGGAAGTTGGTTCAGAATTGACAGTTGAACAATTCGAAGCTGGAGATGTTGTTGATGTAACTGGTACAACTAAGGGTAAAGGTTTCCAAGGTGCTATCAAGCGTCACGGTCAATCACGTGGTCCTATGGCACACGGTTCTCGTTACCATCGCCGTCCTGGTTCAATGGGTCCTGTTGCCCCTAACCGTGTTTTCAAGAATAAACACTTGGCTGGACGCATGGGTGGTAACCGTGTAACTATTCAAAACCTTGAAATTGCACAAGTAGTTCCAGAGATGAACGTTATCCTGATTAAGGGTAATGTCCCAGGTGCTAAGAAATCTCTTATCACCATCAAAACAGCAGTTAAAGCTGCTAAATAA
- the rplD gene encoding 50S ribosomal protein L4, producing the protein MANVKLFDQTGKEVSTVELNDAVFGIEPNESVVFDVVISQRASLRQGTHAVKNRSAVSGGGRKPWRQKGTGRARQGSIRSPQWRGGGVVFGPTPRSYAYKFPQKVRRLALKSVLSAKVAEEKLVAVDALSFAAPKTAEFAKVLKALSIDSKVLVVLEEGNEVAALSARNLPNVAVATAKTASVLDIMNADKLLVTKEAISTIEEVLA; encoded by the coding sequence ATGGCAAACGTAAAACTATTTGACCAAACTGGTAAAGAAGTTAGCACAGTTGAATTGAACGACGCTGTCTTCGGTATCGAACCAAACGAATCAGTAGTATTCGACGTCGTAATTAGCCAACGTGCTAGCCTGCGCCAAGGTACTCATGCGGTTAAAAATCGCTCGGCAGTATCTGGTGGTGGTCGTAAGCCATGGCGCCAAAAAGGAACTGGCCGTGCTCGTCAAGGTTCTATTCGTTCCCCACAATGGCGTGGTGGTGGTGTGGTCTTTGGACCAACCCCACGCTCATACGCTTACAAATTCCCGCAAAAAGTTCGTCGCCTTGCTTTGAAATCAGTTCTTTCAGCTAAAGTTGCTGAAGAAAAACTGGTTGCTGTGGACGCTCTTTCATTTGCAGCACCAAAAACTGCTGAATTTGCTAAGGTTCTTAAGGCGCTTAGCATCGATTCAAAAGTACTTGTTGTTTTGGAAGAAGGAAACGAAGTGGCTGCTTTGTCAGCTCGTAACCTGCCAAATGTAGCAGTTGCAACTGCTAAAACTGCAAGTGTTCTTGACATCATGAATGCAGATAAGCTTCTTGTTACTAAAGAAGCAATCTCTACAATCGAGGAGGTTCTTGCATAA
- a CDS encoding 50S ribosomal protein L23: MNLYDVIKKPVITEKSMADLENGKYTFEVDTRAHKLLIKQAIEAAFDGVKVASVNTVNVKPKQKRVGRYTGFTSKTKKAIVTLTADSKAIELFAAEAE, from the coding sequence ATGAACTTGTACGACGTAATCAAAAAACCTGTCATCACTGAAAAGTCAATGGCTGACTTGGAAAATGGTAAATACACATTTGAAGTTGATACACGTGCTCACAAATTGCTGATCAAACAAGCTATCGAAGCGGCTTTTGATGGCGTAAAGGTTGCTAGTGTTAATACTGTAAATGTGAAACCAAAACAAAAACGTGTTGGTCGCTATACAGGATTTACAAGTAAAACTAAAAAAGCTATCGTTACTCTTACAGCTGACTCAAAAGCAATTGAGTTGTTCGCAGCTGAAGCTGAATAA
- the rplB gene encoding 50S ribosomal protein L2 → MGIKVFKPTTNGRRNMTSLDFAEITTNTPEKSLLISLSKTAGRNNNGRITVRHHGGGHKRHYRIIDFKRNKDDVEAVVKTIEYDPNRTANIALVHYTDGVKAYIIAPKGLEVGQRIVSGPEADIKVGNALPLANIPVGTIIHNIELKPGKGGELVRAAGASAQVLGQEGKYVLVRLQSGEVRMILGTCRATVGVVGNEQQSLVNLGKAGRNRWKGVRPTVRGSVMNPNDHPHGGGEGKAPVGRKAPSTPWGKPALGLKTRSKKAKSDKLIVRRRNEK, encoded by the coding sequence GTGGGTATTAAAGTTTTTAAACCAACAACAAATGGCCGTCGCAATATGACTTCTTTGGATTTTGCAGAAATCACTACAAACACTCCTGAGAAATCATTGCTCATTTCTTTGAGCAAGACAGCTGGTCGTAACAACAATGGCCGCATCACTGTTCGCCACCATGGTGGAGGACACAAACGCCATTACCGTATCATCGACTTCAAACGTAACAAAGACGATGTTGAAGCAGTTGTTAAAACAATTGAATACGATCCAAATCGTACTGCTAACATCGCCCTTGTTCACTATACTGACGGTGTGAAGGCCTACATCATTGCCCCTAAGGGTCTTGAAGTTGGCCAACGTATCGTATCTGGACCAGAGGCTGATATCAAGGTTGGTAATGCTTTGCCATTGGCAAACATCCCAGTCGGTACCATCATCCACAACATTGAGTTGAAACCTGGTAAAGGTGGAGAACTTGTTCGTGCGGCTGGAGCTTCCGCTCAAGTACTAGGTCAAGAAGGTAAATACGTTCTCGTTCGTCTTCAATCTGGTGAGGTTCGTATGATTCTTGGAACTTGCCGTGCAACCGTTGGGGTTGTTGGTAACGAACAACAATCATTGGTTAACCTTGGTAAGGCTGGACGTAATCGCTGGAAAGGTGTTCGCCCAACAGTTCGTGGTTCTGTAATGAACCCTAACGATCACCCTCACGGTGGTGGTGAAGGTAAAGCACCTGTCGGACGTAAAGCGCCATCTACTCCTTGGGGTAAACCTGCGCTTGGTCTTAAGACACGTAGCAAGAAGGCTAAATCAGACAAACTTATTGTTCGTCGTCGTAATGAAAAATAA
- the rpsS gene encoding 30S ribosomal protein S19, producing MGRSLKKGPFVDEHLMKKVEAQANEEKKKVIKTWSRRSTIFPSFIGYTIAVYDGRKHVPVYIQEDMVGHKLGEFAPTRTYKGHATDDKRTR from the coding sequence ATGGGACGCAGTCTTAAAAAAGGACCTTTCGTCGATGAGCATTTGATGAAAAAAGTTGAAGCTCAAGCGAACGAAGAAAAGAAAAAAGTTATTAAAACTTGGTCACGTCGTTCAACGATTTTCCCAAGTTTTATCGGTTATACAATCGCTGTTTATGATGGACGTAAACACGTACCAGTTTACATCCAAGAAGACATGGTAGGTCACAAGCTTGGTGAATTTGCACCAACACGTACTTACAAAGGTCACGCAACAGACGACAAGAGAACTCGTTAA
- the rplV gene encoding 50S ribosomal protein L22, with product MAEITSAKAMARTVRVSPRKTRLVLDLIRGKNVADAIAILKFTPNKAAGVVEKVLNSAIANAENNFGLEKANLVVSETFANEGPTMKRFRPRAKGSASPINKRTTHVTVVVAEK from the coding sequence ATGGCAGAAATTACTTCAGCTAAAGCAATGGCTCGTACAGTGCGTGTTTCACCTCGTAAAACACGTCTTGTTCTTGACCTTATTCGCGGTAAGAACGTTGCCGATGCAATCGCAATCTTGAAATTCACCCCAAACAAAGCTGCTGGTGTGGTTGAAAAAGTTTTGAACTCAGCAATCGCTAACGCAGAAAATAACTTTGGTTTGGAAAAAGCAAACTTGGTCGTATCTGAAACATTTGCAAACGAAGGACCAACCATGAAACGGTTTCGTCCACGTGCAAAAGGTTCAGCTTCACCAATCAACAAACGCACAACCCACGTGACTGTGGTTGTTGCAGAAAAATAA
- the rpsC gene encoding 30S ribosomal protein S3, which yields MGQKVHPIGMRVGVIRDWDAKWYAEKEYADYLHEDLAIRKFISKELADASVSTVEIERAVNKVIVSLHTAKPGMVIGKGGANVDALRAKLNKLTGKQVHINIVEIKAPDLDAHLVGENIARQLEQRVAFRRAQKQAIQRTMRAGAKGIKTQVSGRLNGADIARAEGYSEGTVPLHTLRADIDYAWEEADTTYGKLGVKVWIYRGEVLPARKNTKGGK from the coding sequence GTGGGTCAAAAAGTACATCCAATTGGTATGCGTGTCGGTGTTATTCGTGACTGGGACGCAAAATGGTATGCTGAAAAAGAATACGCAGATTACCTTCATGAAGATTTGGCAATCCGTAAGTTCATCAGCAAAGAATTGGCTGACGCTTCAGTTTCAACTGTTGAAATTGAACGTGCGGTAAACAAGGTGATTGTTTCCCTTCATACTGCAAAACCTGGTATGGTTATCGGTAAAGGTGGGGCAAATGTTGATGCTTTGCGTGCTAAATTGAATAAATTAACAGGAAAACAAGTCCACATCAATATCGTTGAAATCAAAGCACCTGACTTGGATGCTCACCTGGTTGGTGAAAACATCGCTCGTCAATTGGAACAACGTGTGGCTTTCCGTCGTGCACAAAAACAAGCTATCCAACGCACCATGCGTGCTGGAGCAAAAGGAATCAAAACTCAGGTATCTGGTCGTTTGAACGGTGCTGATATTGCCCGTGCAGAAGGCTACTCTGAAGGAACTGTTCCGCTTCACACCTTGCGTGCTGATATTGATTATGCTTGGGAAGAAGCAGACACTACTTACGGAAAACTTGGTGTTAAAGTTTGGATCTATCGTGGTGAAGTGCTTCCAGCTCGTAAAAACACTAAAGGAGGCAAATAA
- the rplP gene encoding 50S ribosomal protein L16 codes for MLVPKRVKHRREFRGKMRGEAKGGKEVAFGQYGLQATTSHWITNRQIEAARIAMTRYMKRGGKVWIKIFPHKSYTAKAIGVRMGSGKGAPEGWVAPVKRGKVMFEIADVPEEVAREALRLASHKLPVKTKFVKREAE; via the coding sequence ATGTTAGTACCTAAACGTGTTAAACACCGTCGCGAATTCCGTGGAAAAATGCGTGGTGAAGCTAAGGGTGGTAAAGAAGTAGCCTTTGGTCAATACGGCCTGCAAGCTACTACTAGCCACTGGATCACCAACCGTCAAATCGAAGCTGCCCGTATCGCTATGACGCGTTACATGAAACGTGGTGGTAAGGTTTGGATTAAAATCTTCCCACACAAATCCTACACCGCTAAAGCTATCGGGGTACGGATGGGTTCTGGTAAAGGGGCACCTGAAGGTTGGGTTGCACCAGTTAAGCGTGGTAAGGTGATGTTTGAAATCGCCGATGTGCCAGAAGAAGTTGCTCGTGAAGCCCTTCGTTTGGCTAGCCACAAGTTGCCAGTTAAGACTAAATTCGTAAAACGCGAAGCAGAATAA
- the rpmC gene encoding 50S ribosomal protein L29, whose product MKLKEIKEFVAELRGLSQEELAQKESELKKELFDLRFQAAAGQLDQTARLNEVKKQIARVKTVQAESK is encoded by the coding sequence ATGAAACTTAAAGAAATCAAAGAGTTTGTTGCTGAGCTTCGTGGCTTGTCTCAAGAAGAACTTGCTCAAAAAGAAAGCGAACTCAAAAAAGAACTTTTTGATCTTCGTTTCCAAGCTGCAGCAGGTCAACTTGATCAAACTGCTCGTTTGAACGAAGTCAAGAAACAAATTGCCCGTGTGAAAACCGTGCAAGCAGAAAGCAAATAA
- the rpsQ gene encoding 30S ribosomal protein S17, with amino-acid sequence MERNQRKTLVGRVVSDKMDKTITVIVETKRNHPVYGKRINYSKKYKAHDENNTAKEGDIVRIMETRPLSATKRFRLVEVLEKAVII; translated from the coding sequence ATGGAACGTAATCAACGTAAGACCCTTGTTGGACGTGTTGTATCTGACAAGATGGATAAAACAATCACTGTTATAGTTGAAACAAAACGTAACCACCCAGTCTATGGTAAGCGTATCAACTATTCTAAGAAATACAAAGCTCATGATGAAAACAATACTGCTAAAGAAGGCGATATCGTTCGCATCATGGAAACTCGTCCACTTTCAGCTACAAAACGTTTCCGTCTTGTAGAAGTACTGGAAAAGGCTGTTATTATCTAA
- the rplN gene encoding 50S ribosomal protein L14: MIQQESRLKVADNSGAREILTIKVLGGSGRKFANIGDVIVASVKQATPGAAVKKGDVVKAVIVRTKSGARRADGSYIKFDENAAVLIRDDKTPRGTRIFGPVARELRENGYMRIVSLAPEVL, from the coding sequence ATGATTCAACAAGAAAGTCGCTTGAAGGTTGCTGATAATAGCGGTGCCCGTGAAATCTTGACCATCAAAGTTCTTGGTGGTTCAGGACGTAAATTCGCTAACATCGGTGACGTTATCGTTGCCTCAGTCAAACAAGCTACACCAGGTGCGGCTGTTAAAAAAGGTGACGTTGTTAAGGCTGTTATCGTTCGTACTAAATCTGGTGCTCGTCGTGCTGATGGTTCTTATATCAAATTCGACGAAAACGCAGCAGTCCTCATCCGTGATGACAAAACACCTCGCGGAACACGTATCTTTGGCCCAGTAGCACGTGAATTGCGTGAAAACGGCTATATGCGTATCGTATCTTTGGCACCAGAAGTTCTCTAA
- the rplX gene encoding 50S ribosomal protein L24: MFVKKGDKVRVIAGKDKGTEAVVLKALPKVNKVVVEGVAIVKKHQKPNNENPQGAIVEVEAPIHASNVQVLDKNGVAGRVGYKFVDGKKVRYNKKSGEVLD; encoded by the coding sequence ATGTTTGTAAAAAAAGGCGATAAAGTTCGCGTTATTGCTGGTAAGGACAAGGGAACTGAAGCAGTAGTTCTCAAGGCTCTTCCAAAAGTGAATAAGGTAGTGGTAGAAGGTGTTGCTATTGTTAAGAAACACCAAAAACCAAACAACGAGAACCCTCAGGGGGCTATCGTTGAAGTTGAAGCACCAATCCACGCTTCAAACGTTCAAGTCTTGGACAAGAACGGTGTAGCTGGACGTGTTGGATACAAGTTTGTTGACGGCAAAAAAGTTCGTTACAACAAAAAATCAGGCGAAGTGCTTGATTAA
- the rplE gene encoding 50S ribosomal protein L5 translates to MANRLKEKYTNEVVPALTDKFNYSSVMAVPKVDKIVLNMGVGDAVNNSKNLEKAAAELALISGQKPLITKAKKSIAGFRLREGVAIGAKVTLRGERMYEFLDKLVSVSLPRVRDFHGVPTKSFDGRGNYTLGVKEQLIFPEINFDDVDKVRGLDIVIVTTANTDEESRELLTGLGMPFAK, encoded by the coding sequence ATGGCTAATCGTCTTAAAGAAAAATACACTAATGAAGTAGTTCCTGCCTTGACAGATAAATTCAACTACTCATCAGTCATGGCCGTTCCAAAAGTTGACAAAATCGTTCTCAACATGGGTGTTGGTGATGCTGTAAACAATAGTAAGAACTTGGAAAAAGCTGCTGCTGAGTTGGCACTTATCTCAGGTCAAAAACCATTGATTACCAAAGCTAAAAAATCAATCGCCGGTTTCCGCCTTCGTGAAGGGGTAGCGATTGGTGCTAAGGTCACTCTTCGTGGCGAACGCATGTACGAATTCTTGGACAAATTGGTATCTGTGTCACTTCCACGTGTCCGTGACTTCCACGGTGTTCCAACCAAATCATTCGATGGACGTGGGAACTACACACTTGGTGTGAAGGAACAATTGATCTTCCCAGAAATCAACTTCGATGATGTTGATAAGGTTCGCGGTCTTGATATTGTTATCGTTACGACTGCTAACACTGATGAAGAATCACGCGAATTGCTTACAGGCCTTGGTATGCCTTTTGCAAAATAA
- a CDS encoding type Z 30S ribosomal protein S14: MAKKSMIAKNHRKAKFSTQAYTRCERCGRPHSVYRKFKLCRVCFRELAYKGQIPGVTKASW; encoded by the coding sequence ATGGCTAAAAAATCTATGATTGCTAAGAACCACCGCAAAGCGAAGTTCTCTACGCAAGCTTATACTCGTTGCGAACGTTGTGGACGTCCACATTCTGTTTACCGTAAGTTTAAACTTTGCCGTGTTTGCTTCCGTGAATTGGCTTACAAAGGTCAAATTCCAGGCGTTACCAAAGCTTCTTGGTAA
- the rpsH gene encoding 30S ribosomal protein S8 has translation MVMTDPIADFLTRIRNANQARHEVLEVPASNIKKGIAEILKREGFVKKVEVVEDDKQGIVRVFLKYGQDGQRVITGLKRISKPGLRVYAKREELPKVLNGLGIAIISTSEGLLTDKEARQKNVGGEVVAYVW, from the coding sequence ATGGTTATGACTGACCCAATTGCAGACTTTTTGACTCGTATTCGTAACGCTAACCAAGCACGTCACGAAGTTCTTGAAGTTCCTGCATCTAACATTAAAAAGGGAATTGCTGAAATTCTTAAACGTGAAGGTTTTGTGAAGAAGGTTGAAGTCGTCGAAGATGACAAACAAGGCATTGTCCGTGTTTTCTTGAAATATGGACAAGATGGCCAACGTGTTATCACTGGCTTGAAACGTATCTCAAAACCAGGTCTTCGTGTTTACGCAAAACGCGAAGAGCTTCCAAAGGTTCTGAACGGCCTTGGAATTGCTATCATTTCGACTTCCGAAGGTCTTTTGACCGATAAGGAAGCCCGCCAAAAGAACGTTGGTGGAGAAGTGGTTGCCTACGTTTGGTAA
- the rplF gene encoding 50S ribosomal protein L6, giving the protein MSRIGNKVIVLPAGVEITNKDHVVTVKGPKGELTREFDRNIEIKVEGNEITLHRPNDSKEMKTIHGTTRANLNNMVVGVSEGFQKELEMRGVGYRAQLQGSKLVLSVGKSHQDEVEAPQDVTFELPSPTQILVKGINKEVVGQTAAYIRGLRSPEPYKGKGIRYVGEYVRRKEGKTGK; this is encoded by the coding sequence ATGTCACGTATTGGTAATAAGGTTATCGTGTTGCCTGCTGGTGTTGAAATCACCAACAAGGACCACGTTGTAACTGTAAAAGGACCAAAGGGAGAACTCACTCGCGAGTTTGACCGCAATATTGAAATTAAAGTCGAAGGCAATGAAATCACTCTTCATCGTCCAAACGACTCTAAAGAAATGAAGACCATCCACGGAACAACCCGTGCCAACCTCAACAACATGGTTGTGGGTGTTTCTGAAGGCTTCCAAAAAGAACTTGAAATGCGTGGGGTCGGTTACCGTGCCCAACTGCAAGGTTCTAAGCTTGTGCTTTCTGTTGGTAAATCTCACCAAGATGAAGTTGAAGCTCCTCAGGATGTTACATTTGAATTGCCAAGTCCAACACAAATTCTTGTTAAAGGAATTAACAAGGAAGTTGTTGGTCAAACAGCAGCCTACATCCGTGGACTTCGTTCACCAGAACCTTATAAAGGTAAAGGTATTCGTTACGTTGGTGAATACGTTCGTCGTAAAGAAGGTAAAACAGGTAAATAA
- the rplR gene encoding 50S ribosomal protein L18 — translation MISKPDKNKIRQKRHRRVRGKLSGTADRPRLNVFRSNTGIYAQVIDDVAGVTLASASTLDKEVSKGTKTEQAVVVGKLVAERAVAKGISEVVFDRGGYLYHGRVKALADSARENGLKF, via the coding sequence GTGATTTCGAAACCAGATAAAAACAAAATCCGCCAAAAACGCCATCGTCGCGTTCGCGGAAAACTCTCTGGAACTGCTGATCGCCCACGTTTGAACGTTTTCCGTTCTAATACAGGCATCTACGCTCAAGTGATTGATGACGTAGCGGGTGTAACGCTCGCAAGTGCTTCAACTCTTGATAAGGAAGTTTCTAAGGGAACGAAGACAGAACAAGCCGTTGTTGTCGGTAAACTTGTTGCTGAACGCGCAGTAGCTAAAGGTATTTCTGAAGTGGTGTTTGACCGCGGTGGATATCTCTATCACGGACGTGTAAAAGCTTTGGCTGACTCAGCTCGTGAAAACGGATTGAAATTCTAA
- the rpsE gene encoding 30S ribosomal protein S5, which translates to MAFKDNANEFEERVVAINRVSKTVKGGRNLRFAALVVVGDRNGRVGFGTGKSKEVPEAIRKAVEDAKKNLIEVPMVGTTIPHEVYSNYSGARVLLKPAVEGAGVAAGGAVRAVVELAGIADVTSKSLGSNTPINIVRATVEGLKQLKRADEVAALRGISVSDLG; encoded by the coding sequence ATGGCATTTAAAGACAATGCAAATGAATTCGAAGAACGCGTCGTTGCCATTAACCGGGTTTCTAAAACCGTAAAGGGTGGTCGTAACCTGCGTTTTGCAGCTCTGGTAGTTGTAGGTGACCGCAATGGTCGTGTTGGCTTTGGTACTGGTAAATCTAAAGAAGTTCCAGAAGCTATTCGCAAAGCAGTAGAAGATGCTAAGAAAAACTTGATTGAAGTTCCTATGGTTGGTACAACAATTCCTCACGAAGTTTATTCAAACTACTCTGGGGCTCGCGTATTGTTGAAGCCAGCTGTTGAAGGGGCTGGAGTTGCTGCAGGCGGTGCTGTTCGTGCCGTTGTTGAATTGGCAGGGATTGCTGATGTAACATCTAAGTCACTCGGTTCTAATACCCCAATCAACATCGTACGAGCTACTGTTGAAGGTTTGAAACAATTGAAACGTGCAGATGAAGTTGCTGCTCTTCGTGGCATTTCAGTTTCTGACTTAGGATAA
- the rpmD gene encoding 50S ribosomal protein L30, whose translation MAQIKITLTKSPIGRKPEQRKTVVALGLGKLNSSVVREDNPAVRGMIKAVSHLVTVEDVK comes from the coding sequence ATGGCTCAAATTAAAATCACTTTGACTAAGTCTCCAATCGGTCGTAAGCCAGAACAACGTAAAACAGTTGTTGCTCTTGGACTTGGTAAGTTGAACAGCTCAGTTGTCAGAGAAGACAATCCAGCTGTCCGTGGTATGATCAAGGCAGTTTCTCATTTGGTTACTGTTGAAGATGTAAAATAA
- the rplO gene encoding 50S ribosomal protein L15, whose amino-acid sequence MKLHELKPAEGSRKARNRVGRGDSSGNGKTAGRGQKGQKARSGGKVRLGFEGGQTPLFRRMPKRGFTNINAKEYALVNLDQLNVFEDGTEVTPVVLKEAGIVRAEKSGVKVLGNGELTKKLTVKAAKFSKSAEAAITAKGGSIEVI is encoded by the coding sequence ATGAAACTTCATGAATTGAAACCAGCTGAAGGTTCCCGCAAGGCTCGTAACCGTGTTGGACGTGGTGACTCATCAGGTAATGGTAAAACTGCAGGACGTGGTCAAAAGGGTCAAAAGGCTCGTAGTGGTGGCAAGGTCCGTTTGGGATTTGAAGGTGGACAAACTCCTTTGTTCCGTCGTATGCCAAAACGCGGATTTACCAACATTAACGCTAAGGAATATGCTTTGGTAAACCTTGACCAATTGAATGTCTTCGAAGATGGTACGGAAGTGACTCCTGTTGTCCTGAAAGAGGCTGGAATCGTCCGCGCTGAAAAATCAGGTGTTAAGGTGCTTGGTAACGGTGAACTAACTAAGAAATTGACTGTTAAAGCAGCTAAATTCTCAAAATCTGCCGAAGCAGCTATTACAGCTAAAGGTGGTTCAATCGAAGTCATCTAA